A single window of Haemorhous mexicanus isolate bHaeMex1 chromosome 28, bHaeMex1.pri, whole genome shotgun sequence DNA harbors:
- the LOC132339235 gene encoding transmembrane ascorbate-dependent reductase CYB561 — MDGAPPPSSPSGLSAYVAVSQLLGLTLLGTTGAWLGRYRGGVAWHSPLQFNAHPLCMVLGMVFLQGDALLVYRVFRHEAKRSTKALHAMLHGLALVIALVGIIAVFESHRAKGIPDMYSLHSWCGMATFVLYLLQWFLGCGFFLFPGASFSLRGWYKPKHIFFGITLFILSISSCLLGITEMLLFNISDSYSHFVPEGILANTLGVLLVAFGLVVGYVLTREEWKRPPLAEELALSMDFKTLTEGESPGGGSQ; from the exons ATGGATGGGGCCCCGCCGCCCTCCAGCCCCAGCGGGCTCTCGGCGTACGTGGCCGTGTCGCAGCTGCTGGGCCTGACACTCCTGGGCACCACAGGTGCCTGGCTGGGTCGCTACCGGGGCGGCgtggcctggcacagccccctgcAGTTCAACGCCCACCCCCTCTGCATGGTGCTGGGCATGGTGTTCCTCCAAGGTGACG ctctcctggtgTACCGGGTGTTCAGGCACGAGGCCAAGCGCTCCACCAAGGCACTGCATGCTATGCTCCATGGCCTGGCCCTGGTCATCGCCCTGGTGg GCATCATCGCTGTCTTCGAGTCACACCGGGCTAAGGGCATCCCTGACATGTACAGCCTGCACTCCTGGTGTGGGATGGCCACTTTTGTGCTCTACCTCCTGCAG tgGTTCCTGGGCtgtggtttctttctgtttcctggTGCCTCCTTCTCGCTGAGAGGGTGGTACAAGCCCAAGCACATCTTCTTTGGCATCACCCTCTTCATCCTCTCCATCAGCTCCTGCTTGTTGGGCATTACTGAGATGCTCCTCTTCAACATCAG TGATTCCTACAGCCACTTTGTGCCTGAGGGCATCCTGGCCAAcaccctgggggtgctgctggtggcctTTGGGCTGGTGGTGGGCTACGTGCTGACACGGGAGGAGTGGAAGCGCCCACctctggcagaggagctggcccTGTCCATGGACTTCAAGACCCTGACAGAGGGAGAGAGCCCTGGTGGTGGCAGCCAGTGa